In one window of Deltaproteobacteria bacterium DNA:
- a CDS encoding AI-2E family transporter yields the protein MAPRPDARIDLIWAGSVVGTIVIVFALLLSARNFGVPLFLALFGAYVLGPMVTRLEKRGLSRTAAVVLLFVLGFAAAAALLLYLVPTVFSELSKVPVLLSRALAAVSPILQTRFGIALSPQLESALTDFAKSLANASDDLGPIIMKALGSTASVLATLLALLVAPVIAFHFLKDAPRYSGMAVAFLPPRFRDQIVGRFHEVDRVLSAFVRGQLTVGAIYAGIYGAGLSLGRVDMAIGIALIAGFGNLVPYMGAATGAVLTAMSLAVGNHEPWQIGVAAATFALVQLLDGVLLTPRLVGERVGLPPVAVILAVLGFGELFDFVGVLLAVPTTAALTVVARVLLEQYRHSRLYAGS from the coding sequence GTGGCGCCGCGCCCGGACGCGCGCATCGACCTCATCTGGGCCGGCTCCGTGGTGGGCACCATCGTCATCGTCTTCGCGCTGCTGCTCTCGGCGCGGAACTTCGGCGTGCCGCTGTTCCTGGCGCTCTTCGGGGCGTACGTGCTCGGGCCAATGGTGACGCGGCTGGAGAAGCGCGGGCTCTCGCGGACGGCCGCGGTGGTGCTGCTCTTCGTGCTCGGCTTCGCGGCCGCAGCGGCCCTGTTGCTCTACCTGGTGCCGACGGTCTTCAGCGAGCTCTCGAAGGTGCCGGTGCTGCTCAGCCGGGCGCTGGCGGCGGTGAGTCCAATCCTGCAGACCCGCTTCGGGATCGCGCTCTCGCCGCAGCTCGAAAGCGCGCTCACCGACTTCGCCAAGAGCCTGGCCAACGCCAGCGACGATTTGGGCCCGATCATCATGAAGGCGCTGGGCTCGACGGCGAGCGTGCTGGCCACGTTGCTCGCGCTGCTCGTCGCCCCGGTGATTGCGTTCCACTTCTTGAAGGACGCACCGCGCTACTCCGGCATGGCCGTGGCCTTCCTGCCGCCGCGCTTCCGCGACCAGATCGTGGGCCGCTTCCATGAGGTGGACCGCGTGCTCAGCGCTTTCGTGCGCGGGCAGCTCACGGTGGGCGCGATCTACGCAGGCATCTACGGCGCGGGGCTCTCGCTGGGCCGCGTCGACATGGCCATCGGCATCGCGCTCATCGCCGGTTTCGGAAACCTCGTGCCGTACATGGGCGCGGCCACGGGCGCGGTGCTCACCGCCATGAGCCTCGCCGTGGGCAACCACGAGCCCTGGCAAATCGGCGTGGCCGCGGCGACGTTCGCGCTGGTGCAGCTGCTCGACGGCGTCCTGCTCACGCCGCGGCTGGTGGGCGAGCGCGTGGGCCTGCCGCCGGTGGCGGTGATCCTCGCGGTGCTGGGCTTCGGCGAGCTCTTCGACTTCGTGGGCGTGCTGCTCGCGGTGCCGACGACGGCCGCGCTCACCGTGGTCGCGCGCGTGCTGCTGGAGCAGTACCGGCACTCGCGGCTCTACGCGGGGAGCTGA
- a CDS encoding alpha/beta fold hydrolase, translated as MDVSPQAQTLELRGRPAAYWRIPGPEGAPKLLLVHGLGASSHIWRPLVRSLPTGLEVLAVDLPGAGATAAHGELGPPELAQFALELMDALEVPRVDVVAGHSLGGAVALELGLAAPARVGGLMIFNAAPALPLLARLGLRAPGVQRLLALPELAPRAKAPTRLFTQLYLSAIFGERRAVSDEVIEGYAQLADAPDFYRNMAATLAGFARHSRSLEELQRLSMPASVVWGERDPLFPIGLGERLVRTLPQAALHRLPRVGHCPPQEAPTAVASLVMELVSRVRRADVFPGRAAPRARV; from the coding sequence ATGGACGTTTCGCCCCAAGCGCAGACCCTCGAGCTCCGCGGTCGCCCCGCGGCCTATTGGCGCATCCCCGGGCCCGAAGGCGCGCCGAAGCTGCTCCTGGTGCACGGCCTGGGCGCGAGCAGCCACATCTGGCGGCCGCTCGTCCGCTCGCTGCCCACGGGGCTCGAGGTGCTCGCCGTGGACCTGCCGGGCGCGGGAGCGACTGCGGCGCACGGTGAGCTCGGACCGCCCGAGCTGGCGCAGTTCGCGTTGGAGCTGATGGACGCGCTCGAGGTCCCGCGCGTCGACGTCGTCGCCGGGCACAGCCTGGGCGGCGCCGTGGCGCTCGAGTTGGGCCTCGCCGCGCCCGCGCGCGTGGGCGGCCTGATGATCTTCAACGCCGCGCCCGCGCTGCCGCTCCTGGCTCGGCTCGGCCTGCGCGCGCCCGGCGTGCAGCGGCTGCTCGCGCTGCCCGAGCTCGCGCCGCGCGCCAAGGCGCCCACGCGGCTCTTCACGCAGCTGTACCTGTCGGCGATCTTCGGCGAGCGACGCGCGGTCTCCGACGAGGTCATCGAGGGCTACGCGCAGCTCGCCGACGCGCCCGACTTCTACCGGAACATGGCCGCCACGCTCGCGGGCTTCGCCCGGCACTCGCGCTCGCTCGAGGAGCTGCAGCGGCTGTCGATGCCGGCTTCCGTCGTTTGGGGGGAGCGCGATCCGCTCTTCCCGATTGGCCTCGGTGAACGACTGGTGCGCACGCTGCCGCAGGCCGCGCTGCACCGGCTGCCGCGCGTGGGCCACTGCCCGCCGCAGGAGGCGCCGACGGCCGTGGCCTCGCTGGTGATGGAGCTGGTGTCGCGCGTGCGCCGCGCCGACGTGTTCCCTGGCCGCGCGGCGCCGCGCGCCCGAGTCTGA
- the acpS gene encoding holo-ACP synthase: protein MDLASIERIAAALLGERGERFIQRVFTTREIEFCEKRKDRTAAYAARFAAKEAFVKALGVPEGISWLHIEVVRDSGAPSFSLTGRAAEVMKQRKARAMLTLSHDAGIAAAVVVIVSEGE from the coding sequence ATGGACCTCGCGTCCATCGAGCGCATCGCCGCTGCGCTCCTGGGCGAGCGCGGCGAGCGGTTCATTCAGCGCGTGTTCACCACGCGTGAAATCGAGTTCTGCGAGAAGCGCAAGGACCGCACCGCGGCCTACGCTGCGCGCTTCGCCGCGAAGGAAGCGTTCGTGAAGGCGCTGGGCGTGCCCGAAGGCATCAGCTGGTTGCACATCGAGGTCGTGCGCGACAGCGGCGCGCCGAGCTTCTCGCTCACCGGTCGAGCCGCCGAGGTCATGAAGCAGCGCAAGGCGCGCGCGATGCTCACGCTCTCGCACGACGCGGGCATCGCGGCCGCGGTGGTGGTCATCGTCTCGGAGGGGGAATGA
- a CDS encoding acyl-CoA desaturase: MLFVHAWAVWAVIHTGVHAKLLAWGIGSYYIRMVGVTLGYHRYFSHRTFKTSRPMQFLIAFLAMSSMQKGVLWWASHHRWHHKYSDTELDVHSPMRRGFWYSHIGWIMSAKYEATDYDRVGDLAKYPELRFLNKFFLLPPLAIGAVIWVFFGFDVFLWAGIIATAALWHGTFTINSLSHVYGTRPYKTTDTSRNNFLLALITCGEGWHNNHHHYQSTANQGWHWWQLDVSYYIIRILQALGLVWDVRTPPRHVVESEHQDGPLVAKIKPVLEKAVQAAQDVAAPAASVAEPIK; the protein is encoded by the coding sequence ATGCTCTTCGTCCACGCCTGGGCCGTCTGGGCGGTGATCCACACCGGCGTGCACGCCAAGCTGCTCGCCTGGGGCATCGGCAGCTACTACATCCGCATGGTGGGCGTGACCCTCGGCTACCACCGCTACTTCTCGCACCGGACGTTCAAGACCTCGCGGCCGATGCAGTTCCTGATCGCGTTCCTGGCGATGTCGAGCATGCAGAAGGGCGTGCTCTGGTGGGCGAGCCACCACCGCTGGCACCACAAGTACTCCGACACCGAGCTCGACGTTCACTCGCCCATGCGCCGCGGCTTCTGGTACAGCCACATCGGCTGGATCATGTCGGCGAAGTACGAGGCCACCGACTACGACCGCGTGGGCGACCTGGCGAAGTACCCGGAGCTCCGCTTCCTCAACAAGTTCTTCCTGCTGCCGCCCCTCGCGATCGGCGCGGTGATCTGGGTCTTCTTCGGCTTCGACGTGTTCCTCTGGGCAGGCATCATTGCCACCGCCGCGCTCTGGCACGGCACCTTCACCATCAACTCGCTCTCGCACGTGTACGGCACGCGCCCGTACAAGACCACGGACACGTCGCGGAACAACTTCCTCCTCGCGCTCATCACCTGCGGCGAGGGCTGGCACAACAACCACCACCACTACCAGTCGACGGCGAACCAGGGCTGGCACTGGTGGCAGCTCGACGTGAGCTACTACATCATCCGCATCCTCCAGGCGCTCGGGCTGGTGTGGGACGTGCGCACGCCGCCGCGCCACGTGGTGGAGTCGGAGCACCAGGACGGCCCGCTGGTCGCCAAGATCAAGCCGGTGCTCGAGAAGGCCGTGCAGGCCGCGCAGGACGTAGCCGCGCCCGCGGCGAGCGTCGCCGAGCCAATCAAGTAG
- a CDS encoding type 1 glutamine amidotransferase produces MADKIACILGDGFEDSEFRVPYDRLQSQSFYVEIIGKQVGEVLTGKRGHEKVRAEIGIDDARVEDYDLLLIPGGHSPDHLRADPRFVAFVRDFDAAGKPIAAVCHGPQLFLSAGLQRGRTLTAWPTVQSDLREAGANVKDEQVVEDGNWITSRKPDDLQAFSDAIVRRLDTQLPQPGYPSPEPQPGAW; encoded by the coding sequence ATGGCCGACAAGATTGCGTGCATCCTGGGCGACGGCTTCGAGGACTCGGAGTTCCGCGTGCCCTACGACCGCCTGCAAAGCCAGAGCTTCTACGTGGAGATCATCGGCAAGCAGGTGGGCGAGGTGCTCACCGGCAAGCGGGGCCACGAGAAGGTGCGCGCGGAGATCGGCATCGATGACGCGCGCGTCGAGGACTACGACCTCCTGCTCATCCCCGGCGGCCACTCGCCCGATCACCTCCGCGCCGACCCGCGGTTCGTGGCGTTCGTCCGCGACTTCGACGCGGCCGGCAAGCCCATCGCCGCCGTCTGCCACGGGCCGCAGCTCTTCCTCTCGGCCGGCCTCCAGCGCGGGCGCACGCTCACCGCCTGGCCCACCGTCCAGTCCGACCTGCGCGAGGCGGGCGCGAACGTGAAGGACGAACAGGTGGTCGAGGACGGCAACTGGATCACCAGCCGCAAGCCCGACGACCTGCAGGCCTTCAGCGACGCCATCGTCCGTCGGCTCGACACCCAGCTGCCGCAGCCGGGCTACCCCTCGCCCGAGCCCCAACCGGGCGCCTGGTGA
- a CDS encoding AsmA family protein, whose amino-acid sequence MKLLKRLAIAVVALVVLVGAAFVAAAFFLDLDKVVNAQIAQHKPELEAKLGRKLTVGAVKTEIFPTLGARIDGLTIEPDANHKEDDKPLLQIHDVGFEVSLWDALISRGKDVRIQRVYVDGLEVNVVRYADGRLSYQDILDRQPKGDDAPAKPSEPMSPETLELIKNASIGEVHLGDAQVRFVDYDTPTHNRAEEFIKHLNLEVKDIRVTSPIHVHVDAAIFADAKNFELDTAVGPLPADLQLQGTPPMGETALKVSAVDLARLAPYLGPAVPARIDSAVADADLKVNGPSADGATSLDGFVQVKNVRVAGGTPFEFRTDAKLKADAKKLALDVEKLDIHLGDIAISMSGGLSDLATKPTFRDFTVKSTTLNPGLLYAYYPPAKDGLPPGFKLDGAASLDVKASGDASKQTVNANLDLANLEILDPGALAKPKGVPMGVKVDGTFAGNDAKLERAEAILDQLDLVASGTVKNFASPDFDLQLSAKPFAFDRVARLLPSLKDALEKQHATAQGEGQISGHLEGTLANLDAALNLGLTGVKLDAAGTKLDGALTLKASAKGDPSKNLVADVSIDGQGATIVLPGTLDKAASTPMLLQAHVERSPSQVDVKTFDVKFAELSMHAGGSFDMVKGETKLAVDVAPLDLEKFAKTVTAIPATKAKGGKVDVKVAVQGNPNKLETMTLAIDPLDVKYADSDLRGTLTVRNLVKPDATMNVRCQKLDIDQLLALDDSPAAASTPEQKKKAAEVDNPKLKELTFSGTFDAKELIYSKTDLTNFRGIVHLKDGVLTLSDATFGVYGGSVSAKGTTAEIWKGKMPFHAKLNVKNIDVGQALSAKTKYGGVLQGRGDFNLDLAGEGFETAELEQALTGNIDASLTQGHYSAASLTQSVLGGFGPTLAKIPGMKVTNAQATNAINDLVATFEVKQGKMQLKKPMALALDGGKLTLDGAIGIAGGLFLTGTYGLPGQVLSSVTGGKCKVAGAVPIPVKINGTAAAPAFAPDVAGAASNVLQACLTGKAGEVLDQAKAQAEAQAKAAADNAKQQAAQAAQQAKAQADAQAQAAKQQAQAKADQEKKAADAAAAKAKADADAKAKKAADDAAKKAKDALGGIHF is encoded by the coding sequence ATGAAGCTGCTCAAGCGTCTGGCGATCGCGGTCGTGGCATTGGTGGTGCTGGTGGGCGCGGCGTTCGTGGCCGCGGCGTTCTTCCTCGACCTCGACAAGGTGGTGAACGCGCAGATCGCGCAGCACAAGCCTGAGCTCGAGGCCAAGCTCGGCCGCAAGCTGACCGTGGGCGCGGTGAAGACGGAGATTTTTCCGACGCTCGGCGCGCGAATCGACGGCCTCACCATCGAGCCCGACGCGAACCACAAAGAGGACGACAAGCCGCTCCTCCAGATCCACGACGTGGGCTTCGAGGTCTCGCTCTGGGACGCGCTCATCTCGCGCGGCAAGGACGTGCGCATCCAGCGCGTGTACGTGGACGGCCTCGAGGTGAACGTCGTGCGCTACGCCGACGGCAGGCTCTCGTACCAGGACATCCTCGACCGCCAGCCCAAGGGCGATGACGCGCCCGCGAAGCCGAGCGAGCCGATGTCGCCGGAGACGCTGGAGCTCATCAAGAACGCCAGCATCGGCGAGGTGCACCTCGGCGACGCGCAGGTCCGGTTCGTGGACTACGACACGCCCACGCACAACCGCGCCGAGGAGTTCATCAAGCATCTTAACCTGGAGGTTAAGGACATCCGCGTCACCAGCCCGATCCACGTGCACGTGGACGCCGCGATCTTCGCGGACGCGAAGAACTTCGAGCTCGACACGGCCGTCGGTCCGCTCCCGGCGGATCTGCAACTCCAGGGTACGCCGCCGATGGGCGAGACCGCGCTCAAGGTGTCCGCGGTGGACCTCGCTCGCCTCGCGCCGTACCTCGGGCCCGCGGTGCCGGCGAGGATCGACTCGGCCGTCGCGGACGCGGACTTGAAGGTGAACGGCCCGAGCGCGGATGGCGCCACGTCGCTCGACGGCTTCGTGCAGGTGAAGAACGTGCGCGTCGCGGGGGGCACACCGTTCGAGTTCCGCACCGACGCCAAGCTCAAGGCGGATGCGAAGAAGCTCGCGCTCGACGTGGAGAAGCTCGACATCCACCTCGGCGACATCGCGATCTCCATGAGCGGCGGCCTGAGCGATCTGGCGACGAAGCCCACGTTCCGCGACTTCACGGTGAAGTCGACCACGCTCAACCCGGGCCTGCTCTACGCGTACTACCCGCCCGCGAAGGACGGCCTGCCGCCGGGCTTCAAGCTCGACGGCGCCGCCAGCCTGGATGTGAAGGCCTCGGGCGACGCGAGCAAGCAGACCGTGAACGCCAACCTCGACCTTGCCAACTTGGAGATCCTCGATCCGGGCGCGCTCGCGAAGCCCAAGGGCGTGCCCATGGGCGTGAAGGTCGATGGAACATTCGCGGGCAACGACGCCAAGCTCGAGCGCGCCGAGGCCATCCTCGATCAGCTCGATCTCGTCGCCAGCGGCACCGTGAAGAACTTCGCGTCGCCGGACTTCGACCTGCAGCTCTCGGCCAAGCCGTTCGCGTTCGATCGCGTGGCGCGCTTGCTGCCGAGCTTGAAGGACGCGCTCGAGAAGCAGCACGCGACCGCGCAGGGTGAGGGCCAGATCAGCGGCCACCTCGAGGGCACGCTCGCCAACCTCGACGCTGCGCTCAACCTCGGGCTCACCGGCGTGAAGCTCGACGCCGCGGGCACCAAGCTCGACGGCGCGCTGACGCTGAAGGCGAGCGCCAAGGGCGATCCGTCGAAGAACCTGGTGGCCGATGTGTCCATCGACGGGCAGGGCGCGACCATCGTGCTCCCGGGCACGCTCGACAAGGCCGCGAGCACGCCCATGCTGCTTCAAGCGCACGTCGAGCGCTCGCCGTCGCAGGTGGACGTCAAGACGTTCGATGTGAAGTTCGCCGAGCTGTCGATGCACGCGGGCGGCAGCTTCGACATGGTGAAGGGCGAGACCAAGCTGGCGGTGGACGTCGCGCCGCTCGACCTCGAGAAGTTCGCCAAGACCGTGACCGCGATTCCTGCGACGAAGGCCAAGGGCGGCAAGGTCGACGTGAAGGTCGCGGTGCAGGGCAACCCCAACAAGCTGGAGACGATGACCCTCGCCATCGATCCGCTCGACGTGAAATACGCCGACAGCGATCTGCGCGGGACGCTCACCGTTCGCAACCTCGTGAAGCCCGACGCGACGATGAACGTGCGCTGCCAAAAGCTCGACATCGATCAACTGCTCGCGCTCGATGACTCGCCCGCGGCTGCGTCGACGCCCGAGCAGAAGAAGAAGGCCGCCGAGGTCGACAACCCCAAGCTCAAGGAGCTCACCTTCAGCGGCACCTTCGATGCGAAGGAGCTCATCTACAGCAAGACCGACCTCACCAACTTCCGCGGCATCGTGCACTTGAAGGACGGCGTGCTCACGCTGAGCGACGCCACCTTCGGCGTGTACGGCGGCTCGGTCTCGGCCAAGGGCACCACGGCGGAGATCTGGAAGGGCAAGATGCCGTTCCACGCCAAGCTCAACGTGAAGAACATCGACGTCGGCCAGGCGCTCAGCGCCAAGACCAAGTACGGCGGCGTGCTCCAGGGTCGCGGCGACTTCAACCTCGATCTCGCCGGCGAGGGCTTCGAGACGGCCGAGCTCGAGCAGGCGCTCACCGGCAACATAGACGCCTCGCTCACGCAGGGTCACTACAGCGCCGCGAGCCTCACCCAGAGCGTCCTCGGCGGCTTCGGGCCCACGCTCGCGAAGATCCCGGGCATGAAGGTCACCAACGCGCAGGCCACCAACGCCATCAACGACCTCGTGGCCACGTTCGAGGTGAAGCAGGGCAAGATGCAGCTCAAGAAGCCCATGGCCCTTGCGCTCGACGGCGGCAAGCTCACCCTCGACGGCGCCATCGGCATCGCCGGCGGACTCTTCCTCACGGGCACGTACGGCTTGCCGGGGCAGGTGCTGAGCAGCGTCACCGGCGGCAAGTGCAAGGTCGCGGGTGCGGTGCCCATCCCGGTGAAGATCAACGGCACGGCCGCCGCTCCCGCGTTCGCGCCCGATGTGGCCGGCGCCGCGAGCAACGTGCTGCAGGCGTGCCTCACCGGCAAGGCAGGCGAGGTGCTCGATCAGGCGAAGGCCCAGGCCGAAGCGCAGGCCAAGGCCGCCGCGGACAACGCGAAGCAGCAGGCAGCGCAAGCGGCACAGCAGGCCAAGGCGCAGGCCGACGCGCAGGCGCAGGCCGCGAAGCAGCAGGCGCAGGCCAAGGCCGACCAGGAGAAGAAGGCCGCCGACGCCGCCGCAGCCAAGGCCAAAGCCGACGCCGACGCCAAGGCCAAGAAGGCCGCCGACGACGCCGCCAAGAAGGCCAAGGACGCGCTGGGCGGGATCCACTTCTGA
- a CDS encoding pyridoxine 5'-phosphate synthase has translation MGQVRLGVNVDHVATLRQARKASYPDPVTAAALAELGGAEQITIHLREDRRHIQDRDLKILRETCRTVLNLEMAATQEMVKIAYDVKPDTCTLVPERREELTTEGGLDAVGGREHVRKVVKNLKDGEIAVSLFIDPDIDQVRAAHKCDADRIEIHTGRYCDARTAADRAKELARVVDAAKAANKLGMMVAAGHGLNYENVRPIVQIAEIEELNIGHAIVARAVMVGMERAVRDMMALLQR, from the coding sequence ATGGGCCAGGTGCGGTTGGGGGTCAACGTCGATCACGTCGCCACGCTGCGCCAGGCGCGCAAGGCCAGCTATCCCGATCCGGTGACGGCCGCGGCGCTCGCCGAGCTCGGCGGCGCGGAGCAGATCACCATCCACCTGCGCGAGGACCGCCGCCACATCCAGGATCGCGACTTGAAGATCCTCCGCGAGACCTGCCGCACGGTGCTGAATCTCGAAATGGCCGCGACGCAGGAGATGGTGAAGATCGCCTACGACGTGAAGCCCGACACCTGCACGCTCGTGCCCGAGCGCCGCGAGGAGCTCACCACGGAAGGCGGCCTCGACGCCGTGGGCGGTCGCGAGCACGTGCGCAAGGTGGTGAAGAACCTCAAGGACGGCGAGATCGCCGTGTCGCTCTTCATCGACCCGGACATCGACCAGGTGCGCGCGGCCCACAAGTGCGACGCGGACCGCATCGAGATTCACACCGGCCGATACTGCGACGCGCGCACGGCTGCAGACCGCGCCAAGGAGCTCGCGCGCGTGGTCGATGCTGCGAAGGCTGCCAACAAGCTTGGCATGATGGTCGCGGCGGGGCACGGGCTGAACTACGAGAACGTGCGGCCCATCGTACAGATTGCAGAAATCGAAGAGCTCAACATCGGCCACGCCATCGTTGCGCGCGCCGTGATGGTGGGCATGGAGCGCGCGGTGCGCGACATGATGGCGCTGCTCCAGCGGTGA